One genomic segment of Candidatus Binatota bacterium includes these proteins:
- a CDS encoding HD domain-containing protein, which yields MNNLVLEAAYFAACKHRDQKRKGVDASPYINHPLEVASLLARVGGVDDQETLAAALLHDTLEDTKTTVAELVELFGKGVSGMVEEVTDDKKLPKEERKQEQLKRAATLSPGAALVKLGDKISNVRDVTEHPPEDWDAKRRLNYVDWASGVVDNLPVGTNAALQEHFEKIAAEARRVIA from the coding sequence ATGAACAACCTTGTACTGGAGGCGGCGTATTTCGCCGCGTGCAAGCATCGCGACCAGAAGCGCAAGGGCGTCGACGCGTCGCCCTACATCAACCACCCGCTCGAGGTAGCCTCCTTGCTGGCCCGGGTGGGTGGCGTCGACGACCAGGAAACGCTCGCCGCCGCCCTGCTGCACGATACCCTCGAAGACACCAAGACCACGGTGGCCGAGCTGGTCGAGCTCTTCGGCAAAGGGGTGAGCGGCATGGTCGAAGAAGTGACCGACGACAAGAAGCTGCCCAAGGAAGAACGCAAGCAGGAGCAGCTCAAGCGCGCGGCAACCCTGTCGCCGGGCGCGGCCCTGGTAAAGCTGGGCGACAAGATCTCCAACGTGCGCGATGTGACCGAGCATCCGCCTGAGGACTGGGACGCCAAGCGCCGCCTCAATTACGTGGACTGGGCATCGGGGGTGGTGGACAACCTGCCAGTGGGCACCAACGCCGCGCTCCAGGAGCACTTCGAAAAAATCGCGGCCGAGGCGCGTAGAGTCATAGCCTGA